The following are encoded together in the Poseidonibacter lekithochrous genome:
- a CDS encoding YqiA/YcfP family alpha/beta fold hydrolase, giving the protein MIIYIHGFGSSGHGGKASLFREYFEDEVIAPSLSYVPNLAIDTLEQLIEMLLEKGETVGLVGSSLGGYYSIYLANKYDLKAVLINPAIFPYKTLDKIGMARNYYDLTTFEVTNEHIQALKSLEVSEISNQENFITLLQTEDEVLDYNDAVEKLSESELVIEEGGTHSFENIESYFRKIGSFLA; this is encoded by the coding sequence ATGATTATATATATACATGGTTTTGGAAGTAGTGGACATGGTGGAAAAGCTTCACTTTTTAGAGAATATTTTGAAGATGAAGTAATAGCACCTTCTTTATCTTATGTGCCAAATTTAGCAATTGATACCTTAGAGCAATTAATTGAAATGTTATTAGAAAAAGGCGAAACAGTTGGTTTAGTTGGTTCATCTTTAGGTGGGTATTATTCAATTTATTTAGCTAATAAATATGATTTAAAAGCAGTGTTAATTAATCCTGCAATTTTCCCATATAAAACACTTGATAAAATTGGAATGGCTAGAAACTACTATGACCTTACAACTTTTGAAGTTACAAATGAACATATTCAAGCATTAAAAAGTTTGGAAGTTAGTGAAATATCTAATCAAGAAAACTTTATCACACTTCTACAAACAGAAGATGAAGTTCTAGATTATAACGATGCTGTTGAAAAATTAAGCGAAAGTGAACTAGTAATAGAAGAGGGTGGAACTCACTCTTTTGAAAATATTGAAAGTTACTTTAGAAAGATTGGAAGTTTTTTAGCTTAG
- a CDS encoding cache domain-containing protein, which yields MNKSIFKTNKYLLLLIPLTLFFIAFIFYLLGNINNNEQLISKLENSLVYTKNIFEEEKKYALSLAILLSKDKEIIQSFLKRDRVESFNFVNKKVATLKKLQNSDIEIQIHNQDLKTYIRSWNINIKDIPLSSFRQGLVKVKELLEPLVSIELGKRLNIKAISPFIVNNKFIGSIEVIINFKRLTKRLNENSLNMYVLLDNKYLNIAKDLVNNQKIKNFTLVNQKMINTKIFKDIDLKNLKDYGYFTNEDFAFSYFTFYSLSREKLGYVIISSKNSNNIHLSSTYEKQLNKIKNGIIIE from the coding sequence TTGAATAAAAGTATTTTTAAAACAAACAAATATCTTCTCTTATTAATTCCATTAACACTTTTTTTCATAGCCTTTATATTCTATTTATTAGGGAATATAAATAATAATGAACAACTAATCTCAAAACTTGAAAATTCATTAGTTTATACAAAAAATATATTTGAAGAAGAAAAGAAATATGCTTTATCTTTAGCTATTTTATTATCCAAAGATAAAGAGATTATTCAATCTTTTCTAAAAAGAGATAGAGTTGAATCTTTTAATTTTGTAAATAAAAAAGTAGCTACATTAAAAAAATTGCAAAACAGTGATATTGAAATACAAATTCATAATCAAGATTTAAAAACATATATAAGAAGTTGGAATATAAATATAAAAGATATTCCCCTGTCTTCTTTTAGACAAGGGTTAGTAAAAGTAAAAGAATTATTAGAGCCTTTAGTTTCTATAGAATTAGGAAAAAGATTAAATATAAAAGCTATTTCACCTTTTATTGTAAATAATAAATTTATTGGTTCAATTGAAGTAATAATAAACTTTAAGCGTTTAACAAAGAGATTAAATGAAAACTCTTTAAATATGTATGTATTACTTGATAATAAATATTTAAATATTGCAAAAGATTTAGTAAATAATCAAAAAATTAAAAATTTCACATTAGTTAATCAAAAAATGATAAATACTAAAATATTTAAAGATATTGATTTAAAAAATCTAAAAGACTATGGATATTTTACAAATGAAGATTTTGCTTTTTCATATTTTACATTTTATAGTTTAAGTAGAGAAAAACTAGGATATGTAATTATTTCATCAAAAAATAGTAATAATATACATCTAAGTAGTACTTATGAAAAACAGCTAAATAAAATTAAAAATGGGATTATAATAGAATGA
- the ftsY gene encoding signal recognition particle-docking protein FtsY, whose translation MVEEKIEEPKEEKKGFFSRALEKTFASIKTVVPQKKEKIAFDDVEEMLIEADMEYEIIEKAMDGLPEEITRKQLRHRLVMLFEHAPDVDLNNLPKPFVRLIIGVNGAGKTTTIAKLANKSKKEGKSVILGAGDTFRAAAIEQLATWADKLDVPIIKTKQGHDSSAVAYDTISSAVSRNIDNVIIDTAGRLQTQTNLNNELKKIVKVCGKAQENAPHQKLMILDGTQGNTAIAQARAFNEMVGIDGIIVTKLDGTAKGGALFSISNQLELPIFFVGIGEKQDDLIEFSPDAFVDSLLDEIYTEEK comes from the coding sequence ATAGTTGAAGAAAAGATTGAGGAACCTAAAGAAGAAAAGAAAGGTTTCTTTTCAAGAGCTTTAGAAAAAACTTTTGCAAGTATCAAAACAGTAGTTCCTCAGAAAAAAGAGAAAATTGCTTTTGATGATGTAGAAGAGATGTTAATCGAAGCTGATATGGAATATGAAATTATTGAAAAAGCAATGGATGGACTTCCTGAAGAGATTACAAGAAAGCAGTTAAGACATAGACTTGTAATGTTATTTGAACACGCTCCTGATGTTGATTTAAATAATTTACCAAAACCTTTTGTAAGACTTATTATTGGAGTTAATGGAGCTGGTAAAACAACTACTATTGCAAAACTTGCCAATAAGTCTAAAAAAGAAGGAAAATCTGTAATCCTAGGAGCTGGTGATACATTCAGAGCAGCTGCAATTGAGCAATTAGCAACTTGGGCAGATAAACTTGATGTTCCAATTATCAAAACAAAACAAGGTCATGATTCATCAGCAGTTGCTTATGATACGATTTCATCAGCAGTTTCTAGAAATATTGATAATGTTATCATTGATACAGCAGGAAGATTACAAACACAAACTAATTTAAACAATGAATTAAAAAAGATTGTAAAAGTTTGTGGTAAAGCACAAGAAAATGCACCACATCAAAAACTAATGATTTTAGATGGAACTCAAGGTAATACAGCAATTGCACAAGCTAGAGCATTTAATGAAATGGTTGGTATTGATGGAATTATTGTTACTAAACTTGATGGTACAGCAAAAGGTGGAGCATTATTCTCTATCTCAAATCAACTTGAACTTCCAATTTTCTTTGTGGGAATTGGTGAAAAACAAGATGACTTAATCGAATTTAGCCCAGATGCTTTCGTAGACTCATTACTTGATGAAATCTACACAGAAGAGAAATAA
- a CDS encoding lipid A deacylase LpxR family protein translates to MKIFLKIIAFTILTTNLFSQSLSLYLENDFIGGYDKHYTNGFAIAYVNNTNDEDVKITNNKLYDFLYKVPTFYGDMKYSNSGLVFSHLTFTPHDISKKEKITNDLPYAGVATFDFFVQKWNEKILHQYMLTLGLVGPSTYAKQLQKEMHSIFGNNDPKGWDNQLKDDFIYNAAYSLSTKPYTKDIGSKKFDITNTYKIDLGNYYRAIQVGSKIRISKNFANNFNTIGRLIGINENLITNYASFKNKKFAWALSYGLSYSYIDYFYINDYDKSYNNQKIKNVFTHIISAETIWKKYILSVTAKISNTSLNNDHPIKNNWAGLNITYLF, encoded by the coding sequence ATGAAAATATTTCTTAAGATAATAGCCTTTACAATTCTCACAACAAATCTTTTTTCACAATCCTTATCTTTATATTTAGAAAATGACTTTATTGGTGGATATGATAAACACTATACAAATGGATTTGCAATTGCTTATGTAAATAATACCAACGACGAAGATGTTAAAATCACAAACAATAAACTCTATGATTTTTTATATAAAGTACCTACTTTTTATGGAGATATGAAATATAGTAATTCAGGTTTAGTTTTTTCTCATCTTACATTCACTCCCCATGATATTAGTAAAAAAGAGAAAATTACAAATGACCTTCCCTATGCAGGAGTTGCTACATTTGATTTCTTTGTACAAAAATGGAATGAAAAGATTCTTCATCAATATATGTTGACACTAGGATTAGTAGGACCAAGTACTTATGCCAAACAACTACAAAAAGAGATGCACTCAATATTTGGGAATAATGACCCAAAAGGCTGGGATAATCAACTAAAAGATGACTTTATTTACAATGCAGCTTATAGTTTATCAACTAAACCATATACTAAAGACATTGGAAGTAAAAAGTTTGATATAACAAATACCTATAAAATAGATTTAGGTAATTATTACAGAGCAATTCAAGTAGGTTCAAAAATTAGAATAAGTAAAAATTTTGCTAATAATTTTAATACAATAGGCAGATTAATCGGAATAAATGAAAATTTAATCACTAATTATGCCTCATTTAAAAACAAAAAATTTGCTTGGGCACTTTCTTATGGACTTTCATATTCATATATTGATTACTTTTATATAAATGATTATGATAAATCATATAATAATCAAAAGATCAAAAATGTATTTACTCATATTATCTCAGCAGAAACAATATGGAAAAAATATATTTTATCTGTTACGGCAAAAATCTCAAACACAAGTCTTAATAATGATCATCCTATTAAAAACAATTGGGCAGGATTAAATATCACTTATTTATTTTAA
- a CDS encoding TlpA family protein disulfide reductase has translation MQFKTLAFLSILSILFFTGCSSEDKKTAQDSQNSHESSIQSSKKEIKLSTIDNKNITIIKENEKIIIKEYPNKIVLLNFFATWCPPCKAEIPNLIDLQNKYSKDFVVIAVLLEQGKTNEEIASFASDFKINYPVTNSKSNFDLSNSIGPIKSIPTMFMIDKDSNIFQKYVGIVPVEMMEMDINKVLKK, from the coding sequence ATGCAGTTTAAAACATTAGCATTTTTATCAATTTTATCAATTTTATTTTTTACAGGCTGTAGTTCAGAAGATAAAAAAACTGCACAAGATTCGCAAAATAGCCATGAGTCAAGCATTCAAAGCAGTAAAAAAGAGATAAAATTATCAACAATTGATAATAAAAACATCACAATAATTAAAGAGAATGAAAAAATTATTATCAAAGAGTATCCAAATAAGATTGTACTATTAAATTTCTTTGCAACTTGGTGTCCACCATGTAAAGCAGAAATCCCAAATCTAATTGATTTACAAAATAAATATTCAAAAGATTTCGTAGTAATAGCAGTTTTATTAGAACAAGGTAAAACAAATGAAGAGATTGCATCTTTTGCAAGTGATTTCAAAATCAATTACCCAGTAACAAATAGTAAAAGTAATTTTGATTTATCAAATAGCATAGGCCCAATCAAATCTATCCCAACAATGTTTATGATAGATAAAGACTCAAATATTTTCCAAAAATATGTAGGAATTGTTCCTGTAGAAATGATGGAAATGGATATCAATAAAGTTTTAAAAAAGTAG
- the rny gene encoding ribonuclease Y, translating into MEYIIVGVVVALLSSIMSIFVVRKIDKAKFQIFIEQAKAKAKVIEHEAEVALKDAQLKAKTDCDREFKSARREYDSMLAKIEKKERELNEHLECELKAIKKEKSEISEKNKSLSTLKDGIEKQKKNYEEKTLEAIKILENASGLTVDEAKELMLQKVKEDSRAKIASIFRKKYKVAETNCKNEINNMLSHAVTRYAGEFAAERLINNLPLNDEETKGKIIGKEGRNIKALEMLLGVDVIIDDTPNTITISSFNLYRRAVATKTIKALLEDGRIQPARIEEIYKKVKLEFDKNIQKEGEDVILELGIKSMHPELVKLVGKLRYRASYGQNALAHTLEVAHLSGLLAAQMGGDAILARRAGLLHDIGKALTHDMPGSHVHLGAEICRRYDEPDTVLNAIYAHHGHEEPINVESASVCAADALSAARPGARREVLESFLKRVEEVENISTSKTGVLNAYAINAGREVRVIVQAELVNDDEAVILATEIAQEIEEKVQYPGEIKVNVIRELRAESYAR; encoded by the coding sequence ATGGAATACATAATAGTAGGGGTAGTTGTAGCACTTTTAAGTTCTATAATGAGTATTTTTGTAGTAAGAAAAATTGATAAAGCAAAATTTCAAATTTTTATAGAACAGGCAAAAGCAAAAGCTAAAGTTATTGAACACGAAGCAGAAGTTGCATTGAAAGATGCTCAGTTAAAAGCGAAAACTGATTGTGATAGAGAGTTCAAAAGTGCGAGAAGAGAATATGATTCTATGCTTGCAAAAATTGAGAAAAAAGAAAGAGAATTAAACGAACACTTAGAGTGTGAATTAAAAGCGATTAAAAAAGAAAAATCTGAAATAAGTGAAAAGAATAAAAGTCTTAGCACTTTAAAAGATGGTATTGAAAAACAAAAAAAGAATTATGAAGAAAAAACTTTAGAAGCTATTAAAATTTTAGAAAATGCTTCTGGTCTTACTGTTGATGAAGCTAAAGAACTTATGCTTCAAAAAGTAAAAGAAGACTCAAGAGCAAAAATTGCTTCTATTTTTAGAAAAAAATATAAAGTTGCAGAAACAAATTGTAAGAATGAAATCAACAATATGTTATCTCATGCTGTTACTAGATATGCAGGTGAGTTTGCAGCGGAGAGATTAATCAATAATCTTCCTTTAAACGATGAAGAAACTAAAGGTAAAATTATTGGTAAAGAGGGTAGAAATATTAAAGCCCTTGAAATGTTATTAGGTGTTGATGTAATTATTGACGATACTCCTAATACTATTACTATTTCTTCTTTTAATTTATATAGAAGAGCAGTAGCTACTAAAACAATTAAAGCATTACTTGAAGACGGAAGAATTCAACCTGCTAGAATTGAAGAGATTTACAAAAAAGTAAAACTCGAATTTGATAAAAACATTCAAAAAGAGGGTGAAGATGTAATTCTTGAATTAGGAATTAAATCTATGCATCCAGAGTTAGTTAAACTTGTTGGTAAATTAAGATATAGAGCTTCTTATGGACAAAATGCATTAGCACATACATTAGAAGTAGCACATCTTTCTGGATTATTAGCTGCTCAAATGGGTGGAGATGCAATCTTAGCTAGACGTGCTGGATTATTACATGATATTGGTAAAGCATTAACTCATGATATGCCAGGTTCACACGTACATTTAGGTGCTGAGATTTGTAGAAGATATGATGAGCCAGATACAGTATTAAATGCTATTTATGCTCACCATGGACATGAAGAACCTATCAATGTCGAATCTGCTTCTGTTTGTGCTGCTGATGCTTTATCAGCTGCAAGACCAGGTGCTAGAAGAGAAGTTTTAGAGAGCTTCTTAAAAAGAGTAGAAGAGGTTGAAAATATTTCAACTTCTAAAACTGGTGTATTAAATGCTTATGCAATTAATGCAGGTAGAGAAGTAAGAGTTATTGTTCAAGCTGAGCTTGTAAACGATGACGAAGCTGTAATTTTAGCTACTGAGATTGCTCAAGAAATTGAAGAAAAAGTTCAATATCCTGGTGAAATTAAAGTAAATGTAATTAGAGAATTAAGAGCAGAATCTTACGCTAGATAA
- a CDS encoding c-type cytochrome — translation MKKSILLLGLVSIMFAQIPDAPTIYPKGEVGKMVKLGEDIIMNTNTHPLTKEYVGNDLKCTSCHLGGGKEKSIGTFIGTAAAFPAFSKREKTVQTLQDRINNCFMRSMNGKRPIVDTEASIAMATYITWLSTDIPMKMNEKKPVNKYFTKTWPGSKQLKPIIKKATHDNYKNGMNLYTNKCSSCHGADGQGIGTFPPVWGSKSYNTGAGLSKLDKMASWMKGNMPLGNPNLTKEEAIDISIYINAQERDAFNLKDHLLPREKMGHYNSKVFEEKHTVESNFKAFGLDVNEIRGNK, via the coding sequence ATGAAAAAGTCAATTTTATTATTAGGTTTAGTTTCAATAATGTTTGCTCAAATACCAGATGCACCAACTATTTATCCAAAAGGGGAAGTTGGAAAAATGGTTAAATTAGGTGAAGATATTATAATGAACACAAACACGCATCCACTTACAAAAGAGTATGTTGGCAACGATCTTAAATGTACAAGCTGCCATTTAGGTGGTGGAAAAGAGAAGAGCATAGGAACATTCATAGGAACAGCTGCTGCATTTCCAGCATTTTCAAAAAGAGAAAAAACAGTTCAGACATTACAAGATAGAATTAACAACTGTTTTATGAGAAGTATGAATGGAAAAAGACCAATTGTTGATACTGAAGCATCAATTGCAATGGCAACATACATTACTTGGTTATCAACTGACATACCTATGAAAATGAATGAAAAAAAACCTGTAAATAAGTACTTTACAAAAACTTGGCCAGGAAGCAAACAACTAAAACCGATAATAAAAAAAGCCACACATGATAATTATAAAAATGGTATGAATTTATATACTAATAAATGTTCATCATGTCATGGAGCTGATGGTCAAGGAATTGGAACATTCCCACCAGTATGGGGAAGTAAATCGTATAATACAGGTGCAGGATTAAGTAAACTAGATAAAATGGCTTCATGGATGAAAGGTAATATGCCCTTAGGAAATCCAAACCTTACAAAAGAAGAAGCTATTGATATTAGTATTTATATAAATGCACAAGAAAGAGATGCATTTAATTTAAAAGATCATTTACTTCCAAGAGAAAAAATGGGACACTATAATTCAAAAGTTTTTGAAGAAAAACATACAGTTGAATCAAACTTTAAAGCATTTGGATTAGATGTAAATGAGATTAGAGGAAATAAATAA
- a CDS encoding LysE family translocator, which produces MSMDIILTFTVISILLVVSPGPNGVLILKTVPMHGKKNAMNNVFGIFAATYLHGVLSFFGLSAIILSSAEIFMVVKILGALYLLFLGLKAIYSIFKKDEDIKETLDKSIRKEKKRSHKLSFIEGFLTQLLNPKVSMFYLAAFPQLIDFKNAAFSEILILTSIHAFTMGIWFTFFILLLGKSTKAMSSKKMKNIINGLTGTVFLYFSYKILNIESSK; this is translated from the coding sequence ATGAGCATGGATATTATTTTAACATTTACGGTAATTTCTATACTTCTAGTTGTCTCTCCAGGTCCAAATGGAGTACTTATTCTAAAAACAGTACCTATGCATGGTAAGAAAAATGCCATGAATAATGTCTTTGGCATTTTTGCAGCTACTTATTTACATGGAGTATTATCTTTTTTTGGTTTATCAGCAATTATTCTAAGCTCAGCAGAAATTTTTATGGTAGTGAAGATTTTAGGAGCATTATATCTATTATTTTTAGGTCTTAAAGCTATATATTCAATTTTCAAAAAAGATGAAGATATAAAAGAGACTTTAGATAAAAGTATAAGAAAAGAGAAAAAAAGAAGCCATAAACTATCTTTTATTGAAGGTTTTTTAACACAACTTTTAAACCCAAAAGTTTCAATGTTTTATCTAGCAGCTTTTCCACAATTAATAGATTTTAAAAATGCTGCATTTAGTGAAATCTTAATTCTTACTTCTATTCATGCATTTACAATGGGAATATGGTTTACATTTTTTATTCTTTTATTAGGAAAATCTACAAAAGCCATGTCTTCAAAAAAAATGAAAAATATAATAAATGGACTTACGGGAACAGTATTTTTATACTTTAGTTATAAAATACTAAATATAGAATCAAGTAAATAA
- a CDS encoding sensor histidine kinase encodes MKESHNKNHIIKLSLAYTISIIVLICIPAYLYMQSEINSYKFNQYKNIDEHSLNIQRAIYDFNDSKNMIFRFPKSFLIDSYLLSKNKELIFSTTSQTLNYKNNISKQVTLSSNRLDAKYLIVTKRFSYKQIYLKIAILTLCIGLFIFISAYLIIKQSIIPYKEANAYLDAFFNDAMHELKTPLGVIQLNLEILEEKQQTKELSRVLNGVKNLHLIYDDIEYLIKNKRVLYKKENTNFSELLNQRINIFESLALSKEIKIDMNITDNIHIEFNRTELQRIIDNTISNAIKYSKAKSNIKIQLIKNEKVVFKVEDFGAGIKDTSKIFNRYYREDSIKGGFGIGLNIVKNICDKNKIEIICNSEIKKGSTFTYIFNT; translated from the coding sequence TTGAAAGAAAGTCATAATAAAAATCATATAATAAAACTTAGTCTTGCTTATACTATTAGTATTATTGTGCTTATTTGTATTCCCGCTTATTTATATATGCAAAGTGAAATAAATAGCTATAAATTTAATCAATATAAAAATATTGATGAACATTCATTGAATATCCAAAGAGCCATATATGATTTTAATGATTCAAAAAATATGATTTTTAGATTTCCAAAATCTTTTTTAATAGACTCTTATCTTTTATCGAAAAATAAAGAACTAATATTTTCTACTACATCACAAACATTAAACTATAAAAACAATATCTCAAAACAAGTTACATTAAGTTCAAATAGGTTAGATGCGAAATACTTGATCGTAACAAAAAGATTTTCATATAAACAAATATATTTAAAAATTGCTATTTTAACCCTTTGTATTGGATTATTTATATTTATCTCCGCATATTTAATCATTAAACAAAGTATTATTCCATATAAAGAAGCAAATGCTTATTTGGATGCATTTTTTAATGATGCTATGCATGAACTAAAAACACCACTTGGAGTAATTCAATTAAACTTAGAAATATTAGAAGAGAAACAACAAACAAAAGAGTTATCAAGAGTATTAAATGGAGTAAAGAATCTTCATTTAATTTATGATGATATTGAATACCTAATTAAAAATAAAAGAGTTCTATATAAAAAGGAAAACACTAATTTCTCTGAGCTGTTAAATCAAAGAATAAATATTTTTGAAAGTTTAGCATTATCAAAAGAGATAAAAATAGATATGAATATTACAGATAATATTCATATTGAGTTCAATAGAACAGAACTTCAAAGAATAATTGATAATACAATCTCAAATGCAATTAAGTATTCAAAAGCAAAAAGCAATATAAAAATACAGCTTATAAAAAATGAAAAAGTAGTATTTAAAGTTGAAGATTTTGGAGCAGGAATAAAAGACACATCAAAAATATTTAATAGATACTACAGAGAAGATTCAATAAAAGGTGGTTTTGGTATTGGTCTTAATATTGTAAAAAATATTTGCGACAAAAATAAAATAGAAATCATATGTAATTCAGAGATTAAAAAAGGAAGTACTTTTACTTATATTTTCAATACTTAA
- a CDS encoding 5-formyltetrahydrofolate cyclo-ligase, with product MNVNHKSDFRKLCIKKLEFSSRFSKYYKDKIIIRKLENFIKLKEVKNILLYVPLGTEVDVKPLINKLRKYKNKNVYVPYMIGDSFKIVKYRLPLHGKKFGIKEPNNSFFKAAKIDVAIVPIVGVDAIGKRIGFGKGMYDRFFDRIDYQPKLIFTQLTLCKSDKILSDKYDIQADYIITS from the coding sequence ATGAATGTAAATCACAAGAGTGATTTTAGAAAATTGTGTATTAAAAAATTAGAATTTTCAAGTCGTTTTTCAAAGTATTATAAAGACAAAATTATTATTAGAAAATTAGAAAACTTTATAAAATTAAAAGAAGTAAAAAATATTTTATTATATGTACCACTAGGAACAGAGGTTGATGTTAAACCTTTAATAAATAAATTAAGAAAATATAAAAACAAAAATGTTTATGTTCCTTATATGATAGGTGATAGTTTTAAGATTGTTAAGTACAGATTACCATTACACGGTAAGAAGTTTGGAATAAAAGAGCCAAATAACTCTTTTTTTAAGGCCGCAAAAATTGATGTTGCTATAGTACCTATTGTAGGGGTAGATGCTATTGGCAAAAGAATCGGCTTTGGAAAAGGAATGTATGATAGATTTTTTGACAGGATAGATTATCAACCTAAACTTATTTTTACTCAATTAACACTTTGCAAAAGCGATAAAATACTTTCTGATAAATATGATATTCAAGCTGATTATATAATAACGAGTTAA
- a CDS encoding response regulator transcription factor, which translates to MKILLLEDDFDYKNSIKDYLESLDYEIDDFENGEEALSAIYEKSYHLLILDIRVPGISGYDLVKTIRENDNNIPVIFITSLTDINNLSLGYELGCNDYIKKPFSPKELKYRIEQVIKAFYFSANENYIELNNGFLYEPLKKELIKDDIKVNLTKKESETIFCLITNKNQFVSIEKLRFEVWDDKYINEADIRVCIKNIRDKTSKEFIINQRSVGYKIERKS; encoded by the coding sequence ATGAAAATACTTTTACTAGAGGATGATTTTGATTATAAAAATAGTATCAAGGATTATTTAGAATCATTAGACTATGAAATTGATGATTTTGAAAATGGAGAAGAAGCATTAAGTGCAATCTATGAAAAGTCATATCACCTTTTAATTTTAGATATAAGAGTTCCTGGTATTAGTGGTTATGACTTAGTTAAAACTATAAGAGAAAATGACAATAATATTCCTGTAATTTTTATAACTTCATTAACAGATATAAATAATCTTAGCTTAGGATATGAGCTAGGATGTAATGATTATATAAAAAAACCTTTTTCTCCTAAAGAATTAAAATATAGAATTGAACAAGTAATTAAGGCTTTTTATTTTTCAGCAAATGAAAATTATATAGAATTGAATAACGGTTTTTTATATGAACCTTTAAAAAAAGAGCTGATAAAAGATGATATCAAAGTTAATTTAACTAAAAAAGAAAGCGAAACAATTTTTTGTTTAATCACAAATAAGAACCAATTTGTTAGCATTGAAAAATTGCGATTTGAAGTTTGGGACGATAAGTATATAAATGAAGCAGATATAAGAGTTTGTATTAAAAATATAAGAGATAAAACATCAAAAGAATTTATAATAAACCAAAGAAGTGTTGGATACAAAATTGAAAGAAAGTCATAA